From the Musa acuminata AAA Group cultivar baxijiao chromosome BXJ3-7, Cavendish_Baxijiao_AAA, whole genome shotgun sequence genome, one window contains:
- the LOC135642201 gene encoding ocs element-binding factor 1-like, translated as MVPLVNQASVLVGFRPSWSGPAEPEQNLSAVSPDERRRLRRMISNRESARRSRARKQRHLEELRGQAGRLRSQNHELADRLGGLARRCLLLRQDNDRLRAEASALCRRLADLRREVALCQFHRLVAPPPLGAHHELAWASLIV; from the coding sequence ATGGTGCCGCTCGTAAACCAAGCGTCCGTGCTCGTCGGCTTCAGGCCATCGTGGTCTGGTCCAGCGGAGCCCGAGCAGAACCTATCGGCCGTCTCCCCGGACGAGCGGCGGCGGCTCCGCCGCATGATCTCCAACCGCGAGTCCGCCCGCCGCTCCCGAGCGCGGAAGCAACGCCACCTAGAGGAACTCCGCGGCCAGGCGGGCCGACTCCGGTCCCAGAACCACGAGCTAGCGGACCGCCTCGGCGGCCTCGCTCGCCGCTGTCTCCTTCTCCGACAGGACAACGACCGCCTCCGCGCCGAGGCCTCCGCCCTGTGCCGGCGGCTCGCGGATCTCCGCCGCGAGGTGGCCCTCTGCCAGTTTCACCGCCTGGTTGCGCCGCCTCCTCTCGGCGCCCACCACGAGCTAGCTTGGGCATCGTTGATTGTCTAA
- the LOC103990987 gene encoding putative glycine-rich cell wall structural protein 1, giving the protein MKKTSLLFSLLFLAAAATFCSAARDLDAELAKGKGHGGGGGGGAGIPGFGSDPGGFFGPGGGFNVPGFGGGWGAGFGGPSGGHARGGVVRPSVVCSDKGPCYKKRVTCPAKCFSSFSRSGKGYGGGGGGGGCTIDCKKRCVAYC; this is encoded by the coding sequence ATGAAGAAAACTAGCCTtctcttctcccttctcttcctcGCTGCCGCCGCCACGTTCTGCTCTGCTGCACGCGACCTGGACGCGGAGCTAGCCAAGGGCAAGGGccacggtggcggcggcggtggcggagcgGGCATCCCTGGGTTCGGCTCCGATCCGGGCGGGTTCTTTGGCCCCGGCGGCGGGTTCAACGTCCCCGGGTTCGGTGGCGGGTGGGGCGCGGGCTTCGGCGGTCCCTCCGGCGGGCACGCGCGCGGCGGGGTGGTGCGGCCCTCCGTCGTGTGCTCCGACAAGGGTCCCTGCTACAAGAAGCGGGTGACGTGCCCCGCGAAGTGTTTCTCCTCCTTCAGCCGGTCCGGCAAGGGCtacggaggcggcggcggtggtggagggTGCACCATCGACTGCAAGAAGCGGTGCGTCGCCTACTGCTGA